In Candidatus Dadabacteria bacterium, a single genomic region encodes these proteins:
- the purU gene encoding formyltetrahydrofolate deformylase, whose translation MPRSSEQAVLLTHSPDRPGLLRAIIDFISKYGGNIYEMQHCMDMDDKVTFVRVKWEMEKFSIPKEEFSERFQEEVASEFDIKFDIFFTGRVLRMAVFVSKLPHCLSDIIYRLRVREWNVEVPLIISNHLNLKPVADRYGMDFYVFNDVENNKEGVEASQLELLKDYKVDFIVLARYMQILSEDFVSHYRNRIINIHHSFLPAFPGARPYHNAYKRGVKIVGATSHYVTEDLDSGPIIEQDVIRVNYNDSIDDLVRKGEDLEKQVLSKAIWSHINREILIYKNRTIMFNK comes from the coding sequence ATGCCACGAAGTTCTGAACAAGCAGTACTGCTTACGCATTCTCCCGACCGCCCGGGTCTTCTCCGCGCAATAATCGATTTCATATCTAAGTATGGCGGTAACATATATGAAATGCAGCATTGCATGGACATGGATGATAAGGTCACCTTTGTTCGTGTGAAGTGGGAAATGGAGAAATTTTCCATTCCCAAAGAGGAATTCTCCGAACGTTTCCAAGAGGAAGTAGCTTCAGAATTCGATATAAAATTCGACATATTCTTCACCGGGAGAGTGTTGCGCATGGCGGTTTTCGTCTCAAAACTCCCACATTGTCTCTCCGATATCATATACAGGCTAAGGGTCAGGGAGTGGAATGTGGAAGTTCCCCTCATTATAAGCAATCATCTTAACCTCAAGCCCGTTGCTGACCGCTACGGCATGGATTTTTATGTGTTCAACGATGTGGAAAATAACAAAGAGGGAGTGGAAGCCAGTCAGCTTGAGCTTCTCAAGGACTATAAAGTGGATTTCATAGTGCTTGCCAGGTACATGCAGATACTTAGCGAGGATTTTGTCTCACACTACAGAAACAGGATAATCAACATTCACCATTCCTTCCTTCCCGCCTTTCCAGGAGCACGTCCCTATCACAACGCCTACAAAAGAGGTGTCAAGATCGTTGGGGCAACGAGTCATTACGTAACCGAGGATTTGGATTCCGGACCCATAATAGAGCAGGATGTAATACGGGTAAACTACAACGATTCCATAGACGACCTAGTGAGAAAGGGAGAGGATCTGGAGAAACAGGTTCTTTCAAAAGCAATCTGGTCTCACATCAACAGAGAAATTCTGATATACAAAAACAGAACAATAATGTTCAATAAATGA